A genomic window from Winogradskyella sp. J14-2 includes:
- a CDS encoding helix-turn-helix domain-containing protein, which produces MEQDYIKLIFGLKLKQIRTDRGLSLFGLSKLSGLSKSYLNEIEKGKKYPKPDKISALSEHLEVPYDELVSLKLDKNLAPIGEILQSKLLKEIPLDLFGIQENTLIDIISNAPSKVTAFISTIIEIANNYNFSRENFFLASVRSFQEANYNYFEDLEEHVVKFAKTYQIDLSKKITSKELEDILIEEFGYNINNDELEAHSELDNLRSIFVPKTKTLLITKSIDDAQRAFIYAKELAYNYLNIKERLYTFSWIKFDNFDKVLNNFYASYFAGALIIPKESIVNNLKDLFSKKQFKTKDFEHLLQEYNASPESIYQRLTNVLPKEFKLKNLFFLRFSHKKGTDKFSLNKELHLEKQQSPRARETNEHYCRRWASIKVLQAISANNSEHEFSIQISDYVAEDKKYLVLASATKDPFKQNSYRSISIGIQLNTQLQRKVNFLNHKSIESPHVGVTCERCGIINCSVRQSPPKILESINKEAKTSEVVQNITQKYS; this is translated from the coding sequence ATGGAACAAGATTATATCAAATTAATTTTCGGGTTAAAACTTAAGCAAATACGCACAGATCGCGGACTTTCGCTATTTGGACTTTCTAAACTTTCTGGTTTATCCAAGTCTTATCTCAACGAAATTGAAAAAGGAAAAAAATATCCTAAGCCAGATAAAATTTCTGCATTATCGGAACATTTAGAAGTGCCCTATGATGAGTTGGTATCCTTAAAACTCGATAAAAACCTGGCGCCTATTGGTGAAATTTTGCAATCAAAACTATTGAAAGAAATCCCTTTAGATTTATTTGGTATTCAAGAAAATACGCTGATAGATATTATTTCTAATGCTCCCTCTAAGGTTACCGCATTTATAAGCACGATTATAGAGATTGCCAATAACTACAATTTTAGTAGAGAAAACTTTTTTCTAGCTTCGGTAAGGTCGTTCCAAGAGGCTAACTACAATTATTTCGAAGATTTAGAAGAGCACGTTGTAAAGTTTGCTAAAACGTACCAAATAGACCTTTCTAAAAAAATTACTTCAAAAGAATTGGAAGATATTCTTATTGAAGAATTTGGCTATAACATTAATAACGATGAATTAGAAGCACATAGCGAGCTTGATAATCTGCGTTCTATTTTTGTTCCTAAAACCAAAACCTTGCTAATTACCAAAAGCATTGATGATGCACAACGCGCGTTTATTTACGCAAAGGAACTAGCATATAATTACTTAAATATAAAAGAGCGTTTATACACGTTTTCGTGGATAAAATTTGATAATTTCGATAAGGTTTTAAATAATTTCTACGCGTCTTATTTTGCTGGTGCACTTATTATACCTAAAGAAAGTATTGTAAACAACCTAAAAGATCTATTCAGTAAAAAGCAATTTAAAACTAAAGACTTTGAACACTTATTACAGGAGTACAATGCCTCGCCAGAAAGCATATATCAAAGATTAACCAATGTACTTCCTAAAGAATTTAAACTCAAAAATTTGTTCTTTTTAAGATTTTCACACAAGAAAGGAACTGATAAGTTTTCACTTAACAAAGAATTACACTTAGAAAAACAGCAATCACCCAGAGCAAGAGAAACTAATGAACACTATTGCAGAAGATGGGCTTCTATAAAAGTTTTGCAAGCTATTAGCGCAAACAATTCTGAACATGAGTTTTCTATTCAAATTTCAGATTACGTGGCTGAGGATAAAAAGTACTTGGTACTAGCTTCTGCTACTAAAGACCCTTTTAAACAAAACAGTTATCGTAGTATTTCGATAGGTATTCAGCTAAACACACAGCTTCAACGCAAAGTTAATTTCTTAAACCATAAAAGTATTGAATCGCCACACGTTGGTGTTACTTGCGAGCGTTGCGGTATTATAAATTGCAGCGTAAGACAGTCTCCACCCAAAATATTAGAATCTATAAATAAAGAAGCAAAGACTTCTGAAGTTGTTCAAAATATTACTCAAAAATATAGCTAA
- a CDS encoding HAD family hydrolase has protein sequence MLKAVLFDMDGVIVDTEPLHRKAYHHMFDDVNINVDEDLYASFTGQSTINICKRLVDHFNLKETPEHLVSLKRRHYKVFFENDDLDLIDGVLERIQDYHNNGVDLVVASSASMPGIKQIFERFDLNQYFSAKFSGADLKKSKPHPEIFLKAAESTGFNKSECMVIEDSTNGIKAAHSAGIYCVGFKSPHSSHQDYTLADKVITDFTEIAYKKAVYLV, from the coding sequence ATGCTAAAAGCTGTTTTATTCGATATGGATGGTGTTATTGTAGACACAGAGCCATTACATCGCAAAGCATATCACCACATGTTTGACGATGTTAATATTAATGTCGATGAAGATTTATATGCGTCTTTCACAGGACAGTCTACCATTAATATCTGTAAGCGATTAGTGGATCATTTCAATTTGAAGGAAACACCAGAACATTTAGTAAGTTTGAAGCGTAGGCACTATAAAGTCTTCTTTGAGAATGATGATTTAGACCTCATAGATGGTGTTTTAGAACGAATACAAGATTATCATAATAATGGTGTTGATTTGGTTGTAGCTTCTTCAGCTTCAATGCCAGGAATAAAGCAAATATTTGAACGTTTTGACCTTAATCAATATTTTAGTGCTAAGTTCAGTGGTGCAGACTTAAAAAAGTCAAAACCACATCCTGAAATTTTTTTAAAAGCAGCAGAATCTACAGGCTTCAATAAGTCAGAATGTATGGTTATTGAAGATTCTACAAACGGAATTAAGGCAGCTCATTCTGCAGGAATTTATTGTGTAGGTTTTAAAAGTCCACACTCAAGCCATCAGGATTATACGCTTGCTGATAAGGTAATTACAGATTTTACAGAAATTGCATATAAGAAAGCTGTATATCTTGTTTAG
- the acs gene encoding acetate--CoA ligase yields the protein MSNYHIKHFEEYFQVYRKSVRNPESFWEEIAEEHFVWRKKWDNVLSWDFTKPEIKWFEGAKLNITENCIDRHLHTRGDKTAILFEPNDPNEPAEHITYKQLHERVCKFANVLLDKGIKKGDRVCIYLPMIPELAVSVLACARIGAVHSVVFAGFSATALSTRINDCDAKMVLTSDGSYRGAKTIDLKGIVDEALEDCPGVESVLVAKRINSDINMKEGRDEWLQPLLDEAYNDLTATIMDAEDPLFILYTSGSTGMPKGMLHTTGGYMVYSAYTFKNVFQYREEDVYWCTADIGWITGHSYIVYGPLCNGATTVMFEGVPSYPDFGRFWDIVEKHKVNQFYTAPTAIRALAKHGTELVEKYDLSSLKVLGSVGEPINEEAWHWYNDNVGKKKSPIVDTWWQTETGGIMITPIPFSTPTKPTYATLPFIGIQPALMDENGKEIKGNQVDGRLCIKFPWPSMARTIWGNHQRYKDTYFSAFENMYFTGDGALRDEVGYYRITGRVDDVIIVSGHNLGTAPIEDAINEHNAVAESAIVGFPHDVKGNALYGYITLKDTGEDRNHDNVRKEINQLITDRIGPIAKLDKIQFTTGLPKTRSGKIMRRILRKIASNDTSNLGDTSTLLNPEVVQDIMDNVL from the coding sequence ATGAGTAATTATCATATCAAACACTTTGAAGAGTACTTTCAAGTTTACAGAAAATCAGTAAGAAATCCAGAATCGTTTTGGGAAGAAATTGCTGAAGAACACTTTGTGTGGCGCAAAAAATGGGACAATGTTTTAAGTTGGGATTTTACAAAACCAGAAATTAAATGGTTTGAAGGCGCAAAACTAAATATTACAGAAAACTGTATCGACAGACATTTGCACACAAGAGGCGATAAGACCGCTATTTTATTCGAGCCGAATGATCCTAACGAGCCAGCAGAACATATTACTTATAAGCAGTTGCACGAGCGCGTTTGTAAGTTTGCCAACGTGCTCTTAGATAAAGGTATTAAGAAAGGTGACCGCGTTTGTATTTACCTACCTATGATTCCAGAATTGGCGGTTTCTGTATTGGCTTGTGCACGCATTGGAGCTGTACACTCCGTGGTATTTGCAGGATTTTCTGCTACTGCACTTTCAACACGTATAAATGATTGTGATGCTAAGATGGTATTAACATCAGATGGATCTTATAGAGGCGCAAAAACAATAGATTTAAAAGGTATTGTTGACGAAGCTTTAGAAGATTGTCCAGGTGTAGAATCTGTTTTGGTAGCTAAACGCATCAATTCAGACATAAACATGAAAGAAGGCCGTGATGAGTGGCTGCAGCCATTATTAGATGAAGCTTATAATGATTTAACCGCCACTATTATGGATGCTGAAGATCCATTATTCATTTTATATACTTCAGGTTCTACAGGAATGCCAAAAGGCATGTTACATACTACAGGTGGTTACATGGTCTATTCTGCATATACGTTTAAAAATGTATTTCAGTATAGAGAAGAAGACGTCTATTGGTGTACTGCTGATATAGGTTGGATTACAGGACACAGTTATATAGTTTATGGACCTTTATGTAATGGTGCCACCACCGTAATGTTTGAAGGTGTGCCAAGTTATCCCGATTTTGGACGTTTTTGGGATATTGTAGAAAAACATAAAGTCAATCAATTCTATACAGCACCAACTGCTATTAGAGCTTTAGCTAAGCATGGCACTGAGCTTGTAGAAAAATACGATTTGTCATCGCTTAAAGTTTTAGGATCTGTAGGTGAGCCTATTAATGAAGAAGCATGGCATTGGTACAATGATAATGTTGGTAAAAAGAAAAGCCCTATTGTAGACACATGGTGGCAAACTGAAACCGGCGGAATTATGATTACGCCAATACCTTTTTCAACACCAACTAAACCCACTTACGCAACCTTGCCCTTTATTGGCATTCAGCCAGCTTTAATGGATGAAAATGGAAAGGAAATTAAAGGAAATCAGGTTGATGGTAGACTTTGTATAAAATTCCCTTGGCCATCTATGGCACGTACTATTTGGGGAAATCATCAACGCTATAAGGATACCTATTTTTCCGCTTTTGAAAACATGTATTTTACAGGTGATGGAGCATTGAGAGATGAAGTAGGTTATTATAGAATTACAGGTAGAGTGGATGATGTAATTATCGTCTCTGGTCATAACTTAGGTACTGCACCAATAGAGGACGCTATTAATGAGCATAATGCTGTGGCAGAGAGTGCTATTGTTGGTTTCCCACATGATGTAAAAGGTAATGCGTTATATGGCTACATTACATTAAAAGATACAGGTGAAGACAGAAACCATGATAATGTTCGAAAAGAAATTAATCAATTAATTACAGACCGAATTGGTCCAATAGCCAAACTCGATAAAATTCAGTTTACAACAGGATTACCTAAAACGCGATCTGGTAAAATAATGAGGCGTATTTTAAGAAAAATTGCGTCAAATGACACGAGCAACCTTGGTGATACAAGTACATTGTTAAATCCAGAAGTTGTACAAGATATTATGGATAATGTTTTGTAA
- a CDS encoding acetate--CoA ligase produces the protein MSYQDIYLESINHPESFWKKQSEQLEWFKAPSKILGRDQYDYPQWFQDGELNLSYLCIDKHIKDGYGEQNAIIYDSPVTDTKQHISFNELHAEVSKLAGGLQTLGLQKGDTCVIYMPMIPQALYAMLACARLGVIHSVVFGGFAPHELAIRIDDCKPKAIITASNGIEIKRIIPYKPFVDEAITLASHKPEHVIVFDRQLGVDIPYQKRDIDYLELVSKSDAIEPVKVASNHPSYILYTSGTTGKPKGIIRDTGGYATALKFSMKYVYGVEEGDVYWAASDVGWVVGHSYIVYAPLLNRNTTILFEGKPIKTPDASTFWRVISEHNVKVMFTAPTAIRAIKKEDPNGEFIEKYDLSSLKYQFLAGERCDVATLRWTEQHLKVPVIDHWWQTESGWPMLANMAGVELMEVKPGSASLPVCGYDIQILNEEGKEVAAGVEGYVAVKLPLPPGTLLNLWENPDRFKNGYLNKFPGYYFSGDGGYKDEDGYVFITGRVDDIINVAGHRLSTAEMEEIVASHKSVAECAVFGIHCDIKGQKPLGLIVLKSGKHAEEHEISKEIIQDVRHEIGAVAAFKDVFVVKRLPKTRSGKILRKLLRHISDDLEYNVPSTIDDIAIIPEIESVYKKNQIGIHKNIINHE, from the coding sequence ATGAGTTATCAAGATATCTATTTAGAAAGTATAAACCACCCAGAATCCTTTTGGAAAAAGCAATCAGAGCAATTAGAATGGTTTAAAGCTCCATCAAAAATACTTGGAAGAGACCAATATGATTATCCGCAGTGGTTTCAAGATGGAGAATTAAATCTTAGCTATTTGTGTATTGATAAGCATATTAAGGACGGCTATGGAGAACAAAATGCTATTATCTACGACTCACCAGTAACAGATACAAAACAACACATATCATTTAATGAATTACATGCAGAAGTTTCTAAGCTAGCTGGTGGTTTACAAACATTAGGTTTACAAAAAGGCGATACTTGTGTCATTTATATGCCAATGATTCCTCAGGCTTTGTATGCCATGTTAGCTTGTGCGCGTTTAGGTGTTATTCATTCTGTAGTTTTTGGTGGTTTTGCACCTCATGAATTAGCAATACGAATCGATGATTGTAAACCTAAAGCCATCATTACAGCATCTAATGGTATAGAGATAAAACGTATAATTCCTTATAAGCCTTTTGTTGATGAGGCAATAACGTTGGCATCACATAAACCAGAGCATGTTATTGTTTTTGATAGGCAACTAGGTGTAGATATACCTTATCAGAAAAGAGATATTGACTATCTTGAGTTGGTTTCAAAATCAGATGCTATAGAACCTGTAAAAGTAGCGTCTAATCATCCTTCTTACATTCTTTACACTTCAGGAACAACAGGTAAGCCTAAAGGCATTATTAGAGATACAGGCGGTTATGCCACTGCACTGAAATTCTCTATGAAATATGTTTATGGAGTTGAAGAAGGTGATGTGTATTGGGCAGCAAGTGATGTAGGTTGGGTTGTAGGTCATAGTTATATTGTTTATGCACCTTTACTCAATAGAAACACTACTATTTTATTTGAAGGTAAGCCCATTAAAACACCAGATGCATCTACCTTTTGGCGCGTAATAAGTGAGCATAATGTAAAAGTAATGTTTACTGCGCCAACAGCCATAAGAGCTATAAAAAAGGAAGATCCTAATGGTGAGTTTATTGAAAAATACGATTTAAGCTCGCTTAAATATCAATTCTTGGCTGGTGAACGTTGCGATGTAGCAACTTTACGTTGGACAGAGCAACATCTTAAAGTTCCGGTAATTGATCATTGGTGGCAAACCGAAAGTGGTTGGCCAATGTTGGCAAATATGGCTGGAGTGGAGTTAATGGAAGTAAAACCAGGCTCTGCATCATTACCAGTTTGTGGATACGACATTCAAATATTAAATGAAGAAGGAAAAGAAGTAGCAGCCGGAGTAGAAGGTTATGTAGCCGTAAAATTACCATTACCACCAGGAACACTATTAAATCTTTGGGAAAATCCTGATCGCTTTAAAAATGGTTACCTAAATAAGTTTCCAGGCTATTATTTTTCTGGAGATGGAGGTTATAAGGATGAGGATGGCTATGTGTTTATTACTGGTCGTGTAGACGATATTATTAACGTAGCAGGGCATCGCTTATCTACTGCAGAGATGGAAGAAATTGTAGCGTCTCATAAATCTGTTGCCGAGTGTGCGGTTTTTGGTATACACTGCGATATTAAAGGTCAAAAACCTCTTGGATTAATTGTTCTTAAATCTGGTAAACACGCAGAAGAGCATGAAATTTCTAAAGAAATTATACAAGACGTACGTCACGAAATTGGTGCTGTTGCGGCTTTTAAAGATGTCTTTGTAGTTAAGCGATTGCCAAAAACAAGATCTGGTAAAATTCTTCGTAAATTGTTAAGGCATATTTCAGACGATTTAGAGTACAATGTGCCATCTACAATAGACGATATTGCTATAATACCAGAAATAGAATCAGTTTATAAAAAAAATCAAATAGGAATACATAAAAACATAATCAATCATGAGTAA
- a CDS encoding response regulator transcription factor: protein MKKIVIVDDEPNIVMTLEYTFKKHDFEVYIARDGGEALDILQSVIPDVIVLDVMMPKVDGYQTLKSIKENNQLKNTKVVFLTAKNKASDIEKGLKLGADKYLTKPFSVKKIVSEINELIA from the coding sequence ATGAAGAAAATAGTTATCGTCGATGACGAACCAAATATAGTAATGACGTTAGAGTACACTTTTAAAAAACACGATTTTGAGGTGTATATTGCAAGAGATGGTGGTGAAGCGTTGGATATTTTACAAAGTGTAATTCCAGACGTTATAGTGTTAGACGTAATGATGCCCAAAGTAGATGGTTATCAAACACTTAAATCAATTAAAGAGAATAATCAGTTAAAGAATACTAAAGTGGTGTTTTTAACTGCCAAAAATAAAGCTTCGGATATTGAAAAAGGCTTAAAACTCGGAGCGGATAAATATTTAACAAAGCCCTTTTCAGTAAAAAAAATAGTTTCAGAAATTAATGAGCTCATAGCTTAG
- a CDS encoding sensor histidine kinase, translating to MSNYVLFLIIIIYLAALFFIAYLAEKNSKSKWVNNSVVYTLSLAVYCTAWTYYGSIGIAANSGINFLPIYLGPVIAAPLWIILLKKIIRISKQHKISSIADFISLRYGNHRFLGALVTIVCLMAIVPYISLQLKAVSETFQILSDETSYVSTSVLDDSTFYIALLLAVFATFFGTQTTDASEKHKGIIMSVAFESILKLAFFLFVGIYVTYVLFDGTEDIYTKMSQAENFNSLTTISGFEEGFNWLYTIMLSFMAIFLLPRQFQVSVVENVREKHLKNAIWMFPLYLLLFNIFVIFIAWAGNLTIGNAEQAEYYALLLPLKNGNTFLSVLVFLGGLSAVISMVVVATLALSNMVSNNLVIPYGFLDYFIKSHPERNAKYIKNIRRISIFSIIIIAYVFYVNFSFELSLYSIGLMAFVIIAQLAPSFFIGLFWNRGSSNATIIGIIAGITVVFYTLILPFSLHAINGSDDLVHYGLAGISFLRPHALFGIDFLSPPAHAFFWSILVNLLCYMIFSVLQKGNYRERNYAEMFVDSKNYSDLQDGALVWKGEAYVADIKKVLLKFLGEARTERALNLFFRKYNLPLDTQMADARLINFSEKLLTGSIGSASAKILISSVVKEDEVSLVEVLKILEESKETIARNKLLREKSSELTKLTNQLKDANQELIEKDKQKDEFLDTVAHELKTPITGIRATTELLMDDDDDMPLEIKTQFLKNMLQDSDRLSRLIHNILDFEKLSKGRTQLNIKKYNIRTTIQKTIDSLRHIADKKQVEIVSSNKSDLNAEYDEDRIVQVLTNLISNAIKFCDIKKGKIIVDYKFELGYLKVTIADNGKGVPNQDLPYIFDKFYQSKNQNIQKPEGSGLGLAICKQIVENHNGKIWVKNNEKSGATFGFKLPFK from the coding sequence ATGAGTAATTACGTTTTATTTTTAATAATTATTATTTATCTAGCTGCTTTATTTTTTATTGCTTATTTAGCTGAGAAAAATTCCAAAAGCAAGTGGGTGAATAATTCAGTTGTTTACACGTTGTCTTTAGCTGTATACTGCACTGCCTGGACGTATTATGGAAGCATTGGTATTGCAGCTAATTCTGGTATAAATTTTCTGCCAATTTATCTTGGGCCAGTAATTGCAGCACCACTTTGGATAATCTTATTAAAAAAGATTATCAGAATTTCTAAGCAACATAAAATTAGCTCTATTGCAGATTTTATATCATTGCGTTACGGTAACCACAGGTTTTTAGGTGCATTGGTTACGATTGTTTGTCTCATGGCAATCGTGCCTTACATATCATTGCAATTAAAGGCAGTTTCTGAGACCTTTCAAATTTTATCAGATGAGACAAGTTATGTTTCTACATCAGTACTAGATGATTCTACTTTTTATATTGCCTTGCTATTGGCTGTTTTTGCTACATTTTTTGGAACACAAACTACAGATGCATCAGAAAAGCATAAAGGTATAATAATGTCTGTAGCCTTTGAGTCTATTTTAAAATTAGCCTTCTTTTTGTTTGTTGGTATTTATGTTACTTACGTTTTGTTTGATGGTACTGAGGATATTTATACTAAAATGTCTCAAGCAGAGAATTTTAATTCGCTTACCACTATCAGTGGGTTCGAAGAAGGTTTTAATTGGTTATACACCATAATGTTGTCTTTTATGGCAATATTCTTATTACCAAGACAATTTCAAGTTTCAGTAGTTGAAAATGTAAGAGAGAAACATTTAAAAAATGCAATTTGGATGTTTCCATTATATTTATTGTTATTTAACATCTTTGTTATTTTTATTGCATGGGCAGGAAATTTAACTATAGGTAACGCGGAACAAGCTGAATATTATGCCTTGTTGTTGCCATTAAAAAACGGAAATACTTTTCTTTCGGTGTTAGTTTTTTTAGGAGGGTTATCTGCGGTAATCTCAATGGTTGTTGTGGCTACTTTGGCATTATCAAATATGGTGAGTAATAATCTGGTAATACCTTATGGCTTTTTGGATTATTTTATTAAAAGTCATCCAGAACGAAATGCCAAATACATAAAAAACATAAGACGTATTTCAATTTTTTCAATCATTATTATTGCTTACGTGTTTTATGTTAATTTTTCTTTTGAATTGTCTTTATATTCTATAGGCTTAATGGCTTTTGTTATTATAGCACAGTTGGCACCATCATTTTTCATTGGTTTGTTTTGGAATAGAGGCTCATCTAATGCGACTATTATAGGAATAATCGCAGGTATTACAGTGGTTTTTTACACGTTGATATTGCCTTTTTCTTTACATGCCATAAATGGATCAGATGATTTAGTGCATTATGGCCTTGCAGGCATATCGTTTTTAAGACCTCATGCATTATTCGGTATAGATTTTTTAAGTCCACCAGCTCATGCCTTTTTCTGGAGTATTTTAGTTAACCTTTTGTGTTACATGATATTTTCGGTGTTACAAAAAGGAAACTATAGAGAGCGTAACTATGCTGAGATGTTTGTGGACAGTAAAAACTATTCGGATTTACAAGATGGTGCTTTGGTCTGGAAAGGCGAAGCCTATGTTGCGGATATAAAAAAAGTGTTACTTAAGTTTTTAGGTGAGGCCAGAACTGAGCGTGCGCTAAACTTATTCTTTAGAAAATACAACTTACCCCTAGATACTCAAATGGCTGATGCTAGATTAATAAATTTTTCTGAAAAATTACTAACAGGAAGCATAGGAAGTGCGTCGGCTAAGATACTAATTTCCAGTGTTGTAAAAGAAGATGAGGTGAGCTTGGTAGAAGTATTAAAAATTCTTGAAGAGTCTAAAGAAACCATTGCCAGAAATAAATTGCTTAGAGAAAAATCTTCCGAGCTTACAAAACTTACCAACCAATTAAAAGATGCAAACCAAGAACTCATTGAAAAAGACAAGCAAAAAGACGAATTTTTAGACACAGTAGCTCATGAGCTTAAAACACCAATTACAGGTATTAGAGCAACAACCGAATTGTTAATGGACGATGACGACGATATGCCACTAGAGATAAAAACACAGTTTCTTAAAAATATGTTACAAGATAGCGACAGGTTATCTAGACTTATACATAATATTTTAGATTTTGAAAAACTATCAAAAGGGCGCACACAGTTAAACATCAAGAAATATAATATTAGAACCACAATTCAAAAAACCATAGATAGTTTAAGGCACATCGCTGATAAAAAGCAAGTAGAGATTGTAAGCTCAAATAAAAGTGATCTTAATGCGGAATATGATGAAGATCGTATTGTACAAGTCTTAACCAATCTCATATCTAATGCCATTAAATTTTGTGATATTAAAAAAGGGAAAATTATCGTTGATTATAAATTTGAATTGGGTTATCTAAAAGTAACAATAGCGGATAACGGTAAGGGTGTGCCAAATCAAGATCTGCCTTATATTTTTGATAAATTTTACCAATCAAAGAATCAAAATATCCAAAAACCGGAGGGCAGCGGATTGGGTTTAGCCATATGTAAACAAATTGTAGAAAACCATAATGGAAAAATATGGGTAAAAAACAACGAAAAAAGTGGCGCAACCTTTGGTTTTAAGCTACCTTTTAAGTAA